ATCGGCTGATAGGGATCGGTGTTGGTGCCCATAGCGATGACCCGGGGCCGGTACCCGGGCCGGGCCAGTTCGCTCCGCAGCAGCCGGGCGGCATCCGGCTTGACCAGCAGCTTCGATTCGAAGTCCTGGCCCGGCGACAAGCCCAGAAAGGCATGGGTCGGCCGGGCAAAACAATAGACGCAACCGTGCTCGCAGCCGCGATAGGGATTGAT
Above is a genomic segment from Pseudomonadota bacterium containing:
- a CDS encoding radical SAM protein, which encodes MTQINYRLQRKGRGTVTNATGRFEKHAYEAFDDGWGSLDEDLPPLKTEISIDTTKTIIARNQSPDIPFDRSINPYRGCEHGCVYCFARPTHAFLGLSPGQDFESKLLVKPDAARLLRSELARPGYRPRVIAMGTNTDPYQP